The nucleotide sequence ATTACCTCAAGAAAAAGAAACGTCTTCCCTGGGAAGAAGCAATCGAATTTGCGATGCAGATTGCCCGCGCGCTGGAACACGCTCACGAAGCCGGAGTCATCCATCGCGATCTGAAGCCGGCCAATCTGCTGATGACCTCGTCCAGCGTGATTAAGTTGACCGACTTCGGGATCGCCCGGGACACGACCGCGACCGCCCTGACAGCAGCGGGTAAGACAGTCGGAACCTATGCCTATATGGCTCCTGAACAGATCCGTGGTAAACCCCCGGTCGACAAGAAAACAGACCTTTATGCTCTCGGCTGCGTGCTGTTTGAAATGATCGCCGGGGAAACTCCGTTCACCAGCGAGAACCAGGGTGAGATGCTGATGCAGCATCTGCAGGAAGACCCACCGCGAATTACGTCACTGGTGGCGGATTGCCCGATCTTTCTGGAAGACCTGATTTTCCGCCTCCTTGAGAAAGACCCTGCCGACCGGGTCTTCGATGCGCTTGCGTTGCAACATGAACTGGACGAAGTCCGGGTGAAGGTGACCCAGCAACGAAGTATGGCGGCAGAGACATTGTCGTCCGGTACCAAAGCCCAGGCCAAAGTTGACGAGCTGAAAACGATCCTCGGCAAGAAAAAGAAGAAGAAAAAGAAAGACCAGAGCCCCTTCTACGAACGGATCTGGTTTCTCAGTCTGGGCCTGGTACTGATCGCCGGGTTCGTGGCCTGGCACTTCGTTCCCGAGGGCGAAGAGAAGCTGATGGCCCGTGCAGAGAAACTGATGCAGTCCGAATTTGCGATGGACTGGCGCGTGGCAAAGGAGACGTGTCTGACACCGCTGCTGGATCGATTCCCGGAAGGCCGGTACGCCGACAAAGCTCATCAGATGATCATCGATATCGACAAATGGACGCTCGACAAAGAGATGCACAGTGCAAAACGGTTGAAGCAGGGGCCCGCTAACGAAGCGGAAAAACAGTTCCTCTCAGCCGAGCACTTCCTGAAGTTCGGCGACCGTATCACCGCCCTGCGAAAATTCCGCAGCATCACTCAGTTCTTTAAGGACAAGGAAGAATACCGCGTCTACGTCCTTCTGGCACAGGACGAGGTCGACAAGCTGATCCAGGCAGGAGGGGCAGACGAAGATTACGTCGCTTACCTGAACAAGAAACTTAAGGACGCGGATGTTCTCTTCAAGAAGGGAAACCTGACTGAATCGGAAGAGATCTGGCAGAACGTCAAGACTCTCTATCGAGACAACGAAGAAGTGCGACAGCAGGTCAGTTACGCCACGAAACGCCTCAACCGCGACGATCCGGGGGTCCCGCCATGGATGGAGACAGAAGAAGTTCAGTGAGCGGGTGGGGGACTTGTCGTGACGTCGACCAGTACGGTTGAGACTTGCTGCTCGTCACCGGGTTTCCCCAGACGCCACCCGTAAGTTCGTCCCTGGTGACTCAGTTCCTCGCCCTGTGACCTCAAGCGAGACCACAGGTAGAAATTCACACAGGCACCAAAGAGAAGACAGGCAGAGGAATGTCCACTG is from Schlesneria sp. DSM 10557 and encodes:
- a CDS encoding serine/threonine protein kinase — protein: MSKRMIGPFEVGDRIGVGGMGIVYRAIYTKNGARVALKVLSPDVASSESLQRRFEREISILKKLQHPHIVRYYGGGKFGSQRFYAMELVEGGSLEDYLKKKKRLPWEEAIEFAMQIARALEHAHEAGVIHRDLKPANLLMTSSSVIKLTDFGIARDTTATALTAAGKTVGTYAYMAPEQIRGKPPVDKKTDLYALGCVLFEMIAGETPFTSENQGEMLMQHLQEDPPRITSLVADCPIFLEDLIFRLLEKDPADRVFDALALQHELDEVRVKVTQQRSMAAETLSSGTKAQAKVDELKTILGKKKKKKKKDQSPFYERIWFLSLGLVLIAGFVAWHFVPEGEEKLMARAEKLMQSEFAMDWRVAKETCLTPLLDRFPEGRYADKAHQMIIDIDKWTLDKEMHSAKRLKQGPANEAEKQFLSAEHFLKFGDRITALRKFRSITQFFKDKEEYRVYVLLAQDEVDKLIQAGGADEDYVAYLNKKLKDADVLFKKGNLTESEEIWQNVKTLYRDNEEVRQQVSYATKRLNRDDPGVPPWMETEEVQ